TTATGAAACCTGTGAACAGGTAATATTGCTTAAAAGCAAACAACAACCTGTTGGTATAACAAGACGCCGCTTAAATGAGAAGCGGCGTCTTACGTATTATGGCTTATGCCGATTGATGCGTGACAATCCAACAATTGTGAATGTTTTTATTTCGCGCAAAATCGAGCGGTAACGTCTGCGAGGAAATGTTCTGCGCATGCAAGCCCAATGCTTCCAACCCTTCATTATCCATTTTGAATTGGCGCTTGTTATTCGAGAATACAATGACACCATCGGGACGGAGAAGACGTTTTAGTTGAGCTAATACATCAATATGATCACGCTGCACATCAAAGGTTCCTGACATGCGTTTTGAGTTAGAGAACGTCGGCGGATCGATAAAGATAAGATCATATTGACCTTGTGCACTTTCCAGCCACTGTAGACAATCGGCCTGCTCGTATTGATGCTGACGTCCTACTTGACCATTTAAAGTCATATTCTCTTGTGCCCATGCCAAATACGTTTTTGACATATCAACGGTGGTTGTTGAACGCGCACCGCCACAAGCTGCATGCACAGTTGCCGATCCTGTGTAAGCAAACAGATTAAGGAAGTCTTTACCGACTGCCATTTCCCCTAACTTACGACGAGTAAGTTTATGATCTAAGAACAGTCCAGTATCTAAATAATCATACAAGTTCACCGCCAGCTTCACGCCATACTCGTGAACAATCATTGTATGGGATTCTTGGCTTAACTTTTGATATTGCGACGTGCCTTTTTGCTTTTCACGCACTTTCATCACAACGTTATTCGCGTCCATGTTAAGCACTTGAATCGCAGCACGAATGATATCAGTCAGCCGACGCTTTGCTTTTTCTTCCGGAATATCTTTAGGTGCAGCGTACTCTTGAATCACTAAGTGATCCAAATACACGTCAATCGCTACGTTGTATTCCGGCAAATCAGCATCGTACACACGGTAACAGTCCAAACCTTCACGTTTTGCCCATTTACCAATTTTTGCCACATTCTTCTTGAGACGGTTAGCAAAGTCGGGCGCGACCAAACTTTCTTGCTGCTGACCACGACTGTCTTCATTAACACGGCCAGTGATACCATAATTTTTTAAGCTACACTGTAACGCACCATTATTCATTTTAAATTGCTTGTCAGCACGCATGCGCAAACAACTTAGTAACTCATCTGAACTCGAAAATATAGAGGCTGTACAGCCGCCAAATTCAGATTTGAGCTGCGCACCGAATGCCGTGTACAAAGCAATCAGACCAGGATGAGAACCTAAGCGCTCTCCATATGGAGGGTTACATACAACAACACCGTTATCAAATTGTGCTGGGCGCTGTACGGTAGCCGCATCACTCACTGCAAAATCAATCAAATGCTCAACACCAGCGCGGCGGGCGTTATCACGAGCGACTTGGAGCACACGTTCATCATTGTCACGACCAAAGAATTGAGCGTCAACTTTTTTGACTCCCCGACGTGCCTGAACATTCGCTTCTGCTTTTATCTCAGCCCAGACCTCAGGTTCAAAATCTTCTAATGATTCAAAACACCACTTTTGGCGTTTGACTCCTGGCGCCATATTGGCAGCAATCATCGCAGCCTCTATCAATAACGTCCCTGAACCACACATCGGATCTAATAAAGGTTTATCAGCGGTCCAGCCACTACGCATAATGATGGCAGCCGCTAGAGTTTCACGCAGTGGTGCGCGACCCGACTCCGGACGGTAACCTCGGATATGCAAGCCAGGTCCGACCATATCAATACCGAGTAACGCATTATCTTTGTGCAAACGAACGTGGATACGAACATCAGCATTGTCTTTATCAATCGATGGACGCGGCAAATTCTTCTTGGTAAAGCAATCAACCACCCCATCCTTGACTTTCATTGCACCGTATTGGCTATTGCGGATTTCGCGATTGGTACCGTTGAAATCGACAACAAAACGCTTCGAACTGTGAAAGTGATTTACCCAGTTCACTGCCGAAGTGGCAAGATACAAATCCATATCATCTTGACAGGTGAACTCAGACACAATGCGTACAAAACGAGAAGCGATACGGCTCCACAAGCAGCAACGATAAATTTGTTCGTTAGTTGCTTTAAATTTCACGCCGGCTTGTACCGGTTTTGCATTGGTAATGCCTAATTGTGTTAGCTCTTCAACTAACAAGTTCTCAAGTCCGTTAGACGTAACCGCCAGATACTGATTCATAGTGCTCTTCGAATGGTAAAAATGGTCTGTGATTATAACCGACATTAAAGGCCATGCCTAAATCTAATCCATCTTTTTCATCAAATCCGCTCGTAATCGCTTAACCCGTCACCAGTCTATTCGTCTATGTCTCGCGGCGAAGATTAAGTTACCCAAACTAATAGTGACTAAATATTCACATCAAAATTGGTATATACCAGATAGTATTTAGCGTTAAAAAATAATGACATAAAACGATAAAAGCGGAATATTTAGGTCACAACTGAGGCGGTAGTTGTATGAATTTTGTCACTTATTAACGAGGCTGTATGAATAATTTTGCACAATTCTCACACAACTGTGTGCATTATTACATCGTAATACAGTCAATAGAGTGCGGTTTCAGTCATTAGAGAGGAAAATCTAACGTAGGAGGTTCAATAAGCCGATAAAAAAAATCGGCATTAAGCCGATCGAAGGAAGAGGTAAGCGTGAAATTGAGGCGGTATCGAAATCAGTTTGATGAAGGCTATCCCACTAAAGCAATAGTGTCGGTCGTCAATATGTGGTTGGCACAGGCCATACGGTCATGCATTACTTTTATCACTTGACCAAACGCTAAAGACTTTGACCCATTAAGACTAAAGTCTTCTAAATCCACGAGCGCACAAAGACTGGCATTATTGCCGACATCGAGGACAATAAAGTGACCTTCATTGATGTCGTTCACTAAACTAACAATATCGCCCATTTCAGGCTCACAGCCCTGCCCTTGGTGTGAAAAGAACCAGCTCTTAGGCTGTACCGGCTTATGGAAACGCTTCGCTGCCACGCAATACAGAGCCAGCTCCGCTTTACGAGGTTCACTGAGCGGTAAGTATGCAATGTGTTCTTTAAAGGTTTGGTAATCTGACGCATCATCAACAGAAAATGACGATGGGTGGAATGCACATTCAACAAGTACCTTACGACTAAGGTTGGTACGGAATAACATATTATCGTCCAGTTCCATCATCAAATGACCTTCATCATCTGAGTAGTACCAATTCCATTTATCACTGGGTTTAAGCATTGTTTCCTCTCGATACGCTCATCATTTTTGGATTTTAGGTAAACGCTTAATTACCTTTGCCAATGAATAGAGGTAATTCTATTAGTGAGGCAATAAAAAAAAAGAGGAAATGAACGCGTCATTTCCTCATAAAGTCACCTTGTCACTTATGATAATTCTGTGCTAAAGATGCTGTGTGTTATTTTGTCGGCTTACCGTTACAAGTGCGTCACGATATCTTTGACCAATTTTGGTCCTTTATAAATAAACCCACTATAGACTTGAATTAATTTAGCCCCGGCAAGCAGTTTTTCTTTCGCTGAGACATAATCATCAATCCCCCCTACGCCAATGATAGGCACTTCTTCACCTAATTCTTGATAAAGACGCTTAACTACTTGAGTACTCCGTGATGTTAACGGCCGTCCACTGAGTCCACCCGTTTCACGTCCATGTTTCAGTCCTTCCACAGAACTACGATCTAGGGTTGTATTGGTTGCAATCACGCCATCGATACTATTATCAATCAATGACTGACAAATCTGTGTGATTTCATCATCACTTAAATCCGGCGCAATTTTTAAGGCAAGTGGTACGTATTTATCATATTCTTCCGCTAACTCGGCTTGCTTTACTTTTAATGCTGATAATAATTCATTCAGCATGTCACCATATTGCAAAGTCCGCAGTCCAGGAGTATTCGGAGAACTAATATTTACGGCAATATAACCAGCATGTGGGTACACTTTTTCCATGCAAATAAGGTAGTCATTGACCCCTTCTTCAATAGGTGTGTCTTTATTTTTCCCAATATTAATACCGATAACACCATCAAAATTTGCTTGTTTGACGTTATCTACCAATGCCTCAACGCCCGCATTATTAAAGCCCATACGGTTGATGATGCCTTCTGCTGGTAAAACGCGGAATAAACGCGGTTTATCATTACCCGATTGAGGACGCGGAGTCACAGTGCCAACTTCAACAAAACCAAAGCCCATCGCGCCAAATGCATCGATACACTCACCGTTCTTATCCAGACCTGCGGCCAAGCCAACTGGATTTTTGAAGGTTAATCCCATGCATTCAACTGGGCGTAGAGGAAGTTGCTGACGGTAACACAACTCAAAAGGCGTACCGGTGAAACGTTTGAAGTTCTGAATGGCAAGATCATGTGCCTTTTCAGCATCCAATTGAAAAAAGCCTGTTCTGGCTAAGCGGTAAAGCATTGTGCCTCCGAAAGAAAAAAGCCCCGAGTAAACGGGGCGTTATTATTGACGACTCTGGCAAACAATTCAAATATTATTGCACAGACTGACAATTTAAGTTGAGTAACATCAATTCTCGTAACGCTACAGAGAATTTAGCGAACTCATGCACCGTTCCGACTTTGAACTCATTAAGAATATTTTCCCAGCGATTTAACGCCACTTGATTAGCATCAATCCAGCGGTCAATGGCCACACTCATTTCTTGATTACAATCACAAGAAAGGACTTGAGCGGTTAGTTGACGTTGCTGCCAATCGAGATCTTCGCGAAATGCGGCTCGCGCAAGTGCTTGCCAGTTATTATCCACTGCTTGCTGATTGATTTGTTTTAAGAACCAATGCAAAGATAAACGGTCGCCGAGGCTAAAGTAAACACGTGCTGTTTTTTCCACACTTTGCTGCTGATCTTTCGCTACACTCGCAATATCAAGTGCACTATACAAGCTTGATAGTCGAGAAACATAGGCCGCCGTTTCTTTATCAATGCCTTGTTCTACCCAGTGCTCTGCTTGTTTGTTATGCTCATTAATCTCATCACTAACGAGTACATTATCCAACTGTTCAATAATCGTTGTGACATCGGCTTGATAACGGTCAATGAGCTCTTGAACGGATACATTCACCAGACGGTTGCGTAAAATCCAACGAGTGAGGCGTCGTAAGGTACGGCGTACGACTTTGATAACATCATATTGTGACTGTGCTGTTGCCACATTATCTAAGCGACGAATTTGCTCAAATACCCACGGCAGGCCAAAAATTTCACGAGTCGCTGCGTACGCATTGGCAATATCGATTGTCTCCGCGCCCGTTTCGTCATGCAAACGAGCGACAAAGTTACTCCCCATCTCGTTGACCATCTGATTGGCAAGCGCCGTTGCAATGATCTCTTTACGTAATGGATGCTGCGGCATGGTTTGCGCATAGTGACGGCGTAACTCTGTCGGGAAATATTTTGCCAGTAACTGAGCATGATAACTATCGCTGGCAATGTCTTCGCATGCCAACTGCTCTTTGAGTAACATCTTACTGTATGCCACCAATACCGCTATTTCAGGACGAGTGAGACCAACTCCCTTCTTCTCACGACTGAGCAAGGTTTCATCGTCAGGGATGTATTCTAGTGCGCGATCCAAATAACCCGTTTTCTCTAATGAATGGATAAAGCGTATTTGCTCTTTCACGACATTCACGCCTTGATAATCTGAAACAGAAATGGATTCAGATTGGCAGTAAGCATCTTCTAAAACAATCTCGCCCACTTCCTCTTCCATTTTCTCTAGTACTTGATTGCGTTGTTTTACCGTTAAATCACCACTGGCCACCAGCGTATTCAAGAATATCTTGATATTTACTTCATTATCGGAGCAATCCACACCACCCACGTTATCAACGAAGTCGGTATTGACACGGCCACCATTCAGAGCGTATTCAATACGTCCTTTCTGGGTCATACCTAAATTACCGCCTTCACCGACAACACGAGCTTGCAGTTGATTACCATCAATTCTTAGCCCATCATTGGCGCGATCGCCGACATCAGTATGCGTTTCCGTTGATGCTTTTACATAGGTACCGATTCCACCGTTCCATAAAAGATCCACTTTCATGCTTAAGATCATGCGGATCAATTCATTTGGCGGCAGCGCAGCTTTCTTCGTCCCGAGCATCGCTTGAATCTCAGCGCTCAATGGAATCGATTTGGCTTTACGCGAGAAAATGCCACCACCTTTGGAAATGAGCGACTTATCATAATCTTCCCAGCTAGAGCGAGGTAAAGCGAACAAACGATCACGCTCAGCCCAGCTTGTCGCGGCGTCAGGGGTAGGATCGATAAAGATGTGCATATGGTTAAAGGCGGCTTGTAGACGAATATGCTTCGACAATAGCATACCATTACCAAACACATCGCCTGCCATATCACCGACACCAATCGCCGTGAAGTCTGTGGTTTGACAATCAATCCCCATTTCACGGAAATGGCGTTTTACCGATTCCCATGCGCCTTTTGCCGTAATCCCCATGGCTTTATGGTCATAACCATTCGAGCCACCAGAGGCAAACGCATCCCCCAGCCAAAACTGATAATCACTTGATACCGAATTCGCTAAATCTGAGAAAGTTGCCGTTCCTTTATCGGCCGCAACTACCAAGTACGGGTCATCATCATCATGGCGAACCACTTGTGGTGGAGCAATCAACTGACCTTCAATGATATTATCAGTCACATCCAATAACGCATGAATGAAGCGTTGATAACAGCGTTGACCTTCAGCAAAGATTTCATCACGGTTCGATAGCATTGGCTGTTTCTTGCAGACAAATCCGCCTTTCGCCCCAACCGGTACAATAACTGTGTTTTTAACTTGCTGAGCTTTCACCAAGCCTAAAATCTCGGTACGGAAATCCTCTTGGCGATCCGACCAGCGCAAACCACCACGAGCCACTTTACCACCGCGTAAATGAACCCCTTCCATATCAGGCGCATAGACAAAAATTTCATACGCTGGCACAGGCGCAGGGATATCCGGGATCTCTCTTGGACTCATTTTTAATGCCAACCATGGTTTGGGTTGCTGTTGTTCATCTAACTGGTAATAGTTAGTCCGCAGCGTGGCCATGATCATATCCATATAGCGACGAATAATACGATCATCATCCAAAACATCGACGTTTTCTAACTGCTCAGTGATCGATTCAATTAAGCCTTTCTGTCCTTTTTCCGCTCCTTTTAGTGCGGGATCAAAACGGCAAACAAACAGATCAACCAACGCCCGAGCGAGATCTGGATAATGGTGTAAAGTGTCTTCAATATACTGTTGGCTGAATGGGAAACCCACTTGGCGCATGTATCGTGCATAGGCTCGCAGTATCGACACTTCACGCCCAGTAAGGCCGGAGCTTAATACCAAACGGTTAAACCCATCACTTTCTAGCTCGCCATGCCATACCTGTGCAAAGGCGTGCTGAAAACGATCTCTTGCTTCACGAAGATCCACAACCTTGTCGCTTTTATGCAACATGGAAAACTCAAGGATCCAATACGTCTGCATATTGGTTTTCACTACTTCATAAGGTGACTCACCAATCACACGTAAACCTAGATTTTCCAGCATCGGCATCACATCAGATAGATGAATCGGCTCAGCGCGATGATAGAGTTTTAAACGTACCGCTTTCGAATTGGTTTGCTCTTCCTGAGGACGATAAAACAACATACCTAAACGATGGGTTTCATTAAGCGCTTCCATTCTTTCAATATCGGCAACCGCAGACCCAGGCATCATGTCTTCTTTATAAGAACGAGGGAACGCACGCATGTATTCTTTTGATAAAGGCAGTCCTTTACTCTCCCCGAAGTTTGCAATGATCGCCTCTGATAGACGATCGTCCCAGCTGGTGGATGCTTCCATTAAATTCCGCTCTATCTTGTTTACATTTACTTCCATACTATTATCGTCAACTCGGACAATATAATGCGTTCGCGCCAATGGGCTTTCGGAAAAATACGTCGTAAATTCAACGTCTTGATCACAACCAAAGTATTGTTTAAAGATCCGTTGTGTTTGGCGACGTAACTCAGTGTTATAGCGCTCTTTGGACACATACACCATGCAACTAAAGAAACGGCCGAATGGGTCACGCCGTACAAACAAACGCAGCATGTCACGGTCTTGCATCTGTACCACACCGGTCCCGACTTCCAATAGCTCTTCTTCCGATGATTGCAGGAGCTCATCACGTGGATAATTTTCTAAAATATTATGCAGTGCTTTATAGGCATAAGAGCTTTGTCGATAAGTACTTGCCGCTAAAATACGCTGAACTTTTTCGTTAATTAAAGGAATGTTTTCGACACTCTGGTTATACACAGCTGAGGTGTATAACCCAGTAAAGCGATGCTCACCAATCACTTTGCCATTTTTGTCGAACTTTTTGATACCGATATAATCGGTATAAGCTGGACGATGGATACGCGACTGCTTATTCCCTTTCGTCACAATTAATAAATAGGGTTTTTTGGCTTCTAAACGCGCGGGGTCAGGAAACTCGGAAAGCTTAATGGAACGAATATGCGTGGTATCGGAAAAGAGTCCGAGACCTTTGTCAGAAGTCGGCTCAAGGATACTCTCACCATCATTTTCAATGAGATCAAATTCTTTGTATCCCATAAAGGTAAAATTATGGTCTCCTAACCAACGCAAAAATGCGATCGTCTCTTCATAACGATCCTCTTCGATCGGGATCTGCTGGCGCTCTTTTTCCAGTTGCTCAATCACATTACTTAGACGACTCACCATTGGTTGCCAATCTTGAACAACTAAAGCGGTGTCATGCAAAATCGACAGCAACTCGTTTTTCAGTTCTGCCATCTCTTCTTTCGTATTTAGACGATCCACTTCGATATGAAACAATGAATGCCATTCACCTTTGCCTTGATTAATAGACGTGACACTGTAATCTTTTTTACGAGCAATTTGTGTCGGCCCATTCAGCATGAGATGCGAGGTTAAATCGAGTCGGCTCAAGGTCATTTTGACGGAATCGACAAGAAATGGAGAATCAGGCACAACAACTTCAATAATCGTGTGAGTAGATTGCCAGCCTTGGCGACTGATCGTTGGGTTAAATACCCTAACAGACAAGCTATCTGAAGGTTTTTCGTTAATATGATGCCAGAGACTAACAATTGCACCATAGAGGTCCGATTCATTACGAGCGACTAAATCATCTTGAGAAATATTACTGAAGAGATGTTGAGCCAATTGTGTAACAAGTGGCTGTTGAGCTAGCTCTAATCGGTCTTGAATTAATTGATAAACTTTTTCAAGTAGAACTGGCATGAGAGTATCGCGCGTGGGCATAAGCAACTCCAAGATTACATAATAGTTAGTATAAATACCATGTAATGATAGACCTAAGACGAGTCTTACGCTTTGACCTAATTCGCCTTATTGTAAGTAACTTATTTAATTAATGTTAATTATGTTAACTCCCACACAGTCTTACCAAACGTAACACTGCATTTCGTGTAAATAATCGGCATTAAATACTTTCAAGCTTATGAAATTTGTTATTTTCGTCGGTTGTTAAACGAAAACGCCCTTTCACTCCCAGTTGGCTTAGGTAAGTGCGAAAACGTGAGGCAGGAAGCTGTAAACGTAGCCCTTGATCGGTCATGACTACCACATTGGCAGCAACCCCAGAGTAATGAGCCACAAATTCTTGATAAGAGATGTTAAGAGAAAAATAATAATATTTCATTATCGGTACTTTTAAAATCAAGAGAAAAAGTGGCACCATCACAGTGCCACTTCCCTTTATTTCACAATAGTTCAATCATTAAGCAGACAATAATACACAACTACTTAAGAAGATCACTTATTGCTCCAATGCTTTCGTCAGTTTTTCATAGAGATCAGATGACAAGTTATCCAGTGCAACTAATTTTTCTAGTTCTGCTTTTAACATCGTTTGACGCTGTTTATCGTAACGTGGGAACTGCATTAACGCATCGACCATTCCTGCGGCAAGCTGTGGATTAGAACTATTCAATTCACGAATAATTTCGCCTGCGAATTGGTAGCCCTCACCTGTTGTCGTATGAAAGTTAACTGGGTTTGCACGGAAAAATGCGCCAATTAAACTACGCGTTCGGTTGGGGTTTTTCAAACTGAATGCTGGGTGTGAGCTCATGGTTTGACGAATCACATCAAGCGCATCACTAGCAGGGTTTGTCCCTTGGATCGCGAACCATTTATCCATAACCAACCCATCATGACTCCATTTATCACTGTAGTCTTTCATGAGTGACTCGCGGCATGGCAATTGCGCACGGTTGGCCGCATTCATCGCCGCCATGGTATCCGTCATATTATTCGCGTCATGATATTGTGCTTCCACGAGCTGATTACCCGCTTCGGTAAAGGCTAAATAACCCAGGCATACGTTGCGTAGCGAACGCTGTCCAATCGCTGCATGATCAATCGTATACGTCGTTTGTTTAAGCGTATGATAAGTCGCGCTAAGTTCGTCGACTAACTCTGCTGCTAACGTCGTTTTAATTTCATGCAATACTTGCGTTATCGCATCCACATCAATGGTATCAAACCAACCTGACACTTCGTTATAGCTTGGCAGTGTTAATACCTCAGCAATAAACGCAGCTTCTAGGCTATCGTTCAGTAATACACCACGGAAGGCATCAATGATGTGTTCTGGTAATTCAATGTCTTTACCTGCTTGTACACGCTCAACATTGTGGCGAATATATTTGGCTAATAACATTTGACCAGCATCCCAACGAGCAAATTCATTGGTTGCGTGTACCATTAGAAAAGTGAGTTCTTCATCGCTATAGTCATAGACCAATTTAACTGGCGCAGAAAATTCACGTAACAACGATGGAATCGGACATTCGGTAACGTTTTCAAACACGAACGTTTGTGAGTCCTGTGTTACGTTTAACACGTTATCTACTTTTTCACCGTTACGCTGTAACTCAATCACTCGGCCATCTGAAGCATATAGCTCAACGTCGAATGGAATATGCAGTGCTTGTTTGTCTTTTTGATCATGCGTTGCAGGAGTATGTTGAGCAACCGTCAATGCATACGTTTGTGCAGACGCATCATAGTTACTACTTACCGTTAATATTGGTGTACCCGACTGGCTGTACCATAAACGGAATTGGGCTAAATCGATACCAGATGCATCTTCCATCGCACAGACAAAGTCT
This DNA window, taken from Vibrio palustris, encodes the following:
- the pyrD gene encoding quinone-dependent dihydroorotate dehydrogenase, which produces MLYRLARTGFFQLDAEKAHDLAIQNFKRFTGTPFELCYRQQLPLRPVECMGLTFKNPVGLAAGLDKNGECIDAFGAMGFGFVEVGTVTPRPQSGNDKPRLFRVLPAEGIINRMGFNNAGVEALVDNVKQANFDGVIGINIGKNKDTPIEEGVNDYLICMEKVYPHAGYIAVNISSPNTPGLRTLQYGDMLNELLSALKVKQAELAEEYDKYVPLALKIAPDLSDDEITQICQSLIDNSIDGVIATNTTLDRSSVEGLKHGRETGGLSGRPLTSRSTQVVKRLYQELGEEVPIIGVGGIDDYVSAKEKLLAGAKLIQVYSGFIYKGPKLVKDIVTHL
- the rlmKL gene encoding bifunctional 23S rRNA (guanine(2069)-N(7))-methyltransferase RlmK/23S rRNA (guanine(2445)-N(2))-methyltransferase RlmL — its product is MNQYLAVTSNGLENLLVEELTQLGITNAKPVQAGVKFKATNEQIYRCCLWSRIASRFVRIVSEFTCQDDMDLYLATSAVNWVNHFHSSKRFVVDFNGTNREIRNSQYGAMKVKDGVVDCFTKKNLPRPSIDKDNADVRIHVRLHKDNALLGIDMVGPGLHIRGYRPESGRAPLRETLAAAIIMRSGWTADKPLLDPMCGSGTLLIEAAMIAANMAPGVKRQKWCFESLEDFEPEVWAEIKAEANVQARRGVKKVDAQFFGRDNDERVLQVARDNARRAGVEHLIDFAVSDAATVQRPAQFDNGVVVCNPPYGERLGSHPGLIALYTAFGAQLKSEFGGCTASIFSSSDELLSCLRMRADKQFKMNNGALQCSLKNYGITGRVNEDSRGQQQESLVAPDFANRLKKNVAKIGKWAKREGLDCYRVYDADLPEYNVAIDVYLDHLVIQEYAAPKDIPEEKAKRRLTDIIRAAIQVLNMDANNVVMKVREKQKGTSQYQKLSQESHTMIVHEYGVKLAVNLYDYLDTGLFLDHKLTRRKLGEMAVGKDFLNLFAYTGSATVHAACGGARSTTTVDMSKTYLAWAQENMTLNGQVGRQHQYEQADCLQWLESAQGQYDLIFIDPPTFSNSKRMSGTFDVQRDHIDVLAQLKRLLRPDGVIVFSNNKRQFKMDNEGLEALGLHAQNISSQTLPLDFARNKNIHNCWIVTHQSA
- a CDS encoding NAD-glutamate dehydrogenase, with the protein product MPTRDTLMPVLLEKVYQLIQDRLELAQQPLVTQLAQHLFSNISQDDLVARNESDLYGAIVSLWHHINEKPSDSLSVRVFNPTISRQGWQSTHTIIEVVVPDSPFLVDSVKMTLSRLDLTSHLMLNGPTQIARKKDYSVTSINQGKGEWHSLFHIEVDRLNTKEEMAELKNELLSILHDTALVVQDWQPMVSRLSNVIEQLEKERQQIPIEEDRYEETIAFLRWLGDHNFTFMGYKEFDLIENDGESILEPTSDKGLGLFSDTTHIRSIKLSEFPDPARLEAKKPYLLIVTKGNKQSRIHRPAYTDYIGIKKFDKNGKVIGEHRFTGLYTSAVYNQSVENIPLINEKVQRILAASTYRQSSYAYKALHNILENYPRDELLQSSEEELLEVGTGVVQMQDRDMLRLFVRRDPFGRFFSCMVYVSKERYNTELRRQTQRIFKQYFGCDQDVEFTTYFSESPLARTHYIVRVDDNSMEVNVNKIERNLMEASTSWDDRLSEAIIANFGESKGLPLSKEYMRAFPRSYKEDMMPGSAVADIERMEALNETHRLGMLFYRPQEEQTNSKAVRLKLYHRAEPIHLSDVMPMLENLGLRVIGESPYEVVKTNMQTYWILEFSMLHKSDKVVDLREARDRFQHAFAQVWHGELESDGFNRLVLSSGLTGREVSILRAYARYMRQVGFPFSQQYIEDTLHHYPDLARALVDLFVCRFDPALKGAEKGQKGLIESITEQLENVDVLDDDRIIRRYMDMIMATLRTNYYQLDEQQQPKPWLALKMSPREIPDIPAPVPAYEIFVYAPDMEGVHLRGGKVARGGLRWSDRQEDFRTEILGLVKAQQVKNTVIVPVGAKGGFVCKKQPMLSNRDEIFAEGQRCYQRFIHALLDVTDNIIEGQLIAPPQVVRHDDDDPYLVVAADKGTATFSDLANSVSSDYQFWLGDAFASGGSNGYDHKAMGITAKGAWESVKRHFREMGIDCQTTDFTAIGVGDMAGDVFGNGMLLSKHIRLQAAFNHMHIFIDPTPDAATSWAERDRLFALPRSSWEDYDKSLISKGGGIFSRKAKSIPLSAEIQAMLGTKKAALPPNELIRMILSMKVDLLWNGGIGTYVKASTETHTDVGDRANDGLRIDGNQLQARVVGEGGNLGMTQKGRIEYALNGGRVNTDFVDNVGGVDCSDNEVNIKIFLNTLVASGDLTVKQRNQVLEKMEEEVGEIVLEDAYCQSESISVSDYQGVNVVKEQIRFIHSLEKTGYLDRALEYIPDDETLLSREKKGVGLTRPEIAVLVAYSKMLLKEQLACEDIASDSYHAQLLAKYFPTELRRHYAQTMPQHPLRKEIIATALANQMVNEMGSNFVARLHDETGAETIDIANAYAATREIFGLPWVFEQIRRLDNVATAQSQYDVIKVVRRTLRRLTRWILRNRLVNVSVQELIDRYQADVTTIIEQLDNVLVSDEINEHNKQAEHWVEQGIDKETAAYVSRLSSLYSALDIASVAKDQQQSVEKTARVYFSLGDRLSLHWFLKQINQQAVDNNWQALARAAFREDLDWQQRQLTAQVLSCDCNQEMSVAIDRWIDANQVALNRWENILNEFKVGTVHEFAKFSVALRELMLLNLNCQSVQ
- the pepN gene encoding aminopeptidase N; this encodes MAQTPQAKYRNDYTQPSHTITDIELTFDLHDTATTVTAVSYVKQLADSNTLCLHGDGLTLEAIKVDGADWDAYEQSQDQLEIRDLPVHCELTIITLVNPEANTALEGLYKSGGAFCTQCEAEGFRRITYYLDRPDVLAKFTTTVIADKNAYPYLLSNGNRIEDGVTDNGRHWVKWQDPHPKPSYLFALVAGDFDVRRDQYTTKSGRDVTLEIFVDKGNHERSKHAMTSLINSMKWDEERFGLEYDLDIYMIVAVDFFNMGAMENKGLNVFNSKYVLADDQSATDSDYLGIEAVIGHEYFHNWTGNRVTCRDWFQLSLKEGLTVFRDQEFSSDLGSRAVNRINNVGVIRGAQFQQDSGPMSHPIRPDKVIEMNNFYTVTVYEKGSEVIRMMHTLLGETNFQKGMTLYFERHDGTAATCEDFVCAMEDASGIDLAQFRLWYSQSGTPILTVSSNYDASAQTYALTVAQHTPATHDQKDKQALHIPFDVELYASDGRVIELQRNGEKVDNVLNVTQDSQTFVFENVTECPIPSLLREFSAPVKLVYDYSDEELTFLMVHATNEFARWDAGQMLLAKYIRHNVERVQAGKDIELPEHIIDAFRGVLLNDSLEAAFIAEVLTLPSYNEVSGWFDTIDVDAITQVLHEIKTTLAAELVDELSATYHTLKQTTYTIDHAAIGQRSLRNVCLGYLAFTEAGNQLVEAQYHDANNMTDTMAAMNAANRAQLPCRESLMKDYSDKWSHDGLVMDKWFAIQGTNPASDALDVIRQTMSSHPAFSLKNPNRTRSLIGAFFRANPVNFHTTTGEGYQFAGEIIRELNSSNPQLAAGMVDALMQFPRYDKQRQTMLKAELEKLVALDNLSSDLYEKLTKALEQ
- a CDS encoding DUF2835 domain-containing protein — encoded protein: MKYYYFSLNISYQEFVAHYSGVAANVVVMTDQGLRLQLPASRFRTYLSQLGVKGRFRLTTDENNKFHKLESI
- a CDS encoding cell division protein ZapC: MLKPSDKWNWYYSDDEGHLMMELDDNMLFRTNLSRKVLVECAFHPSSFSVDDASDYQTFKEHIAYLPLSEPRKAELALYCVAAKRFHKPVQPKSWFFSHQGQGCEPEMGDIVSLVNDINEGHFIVLDVGNNASLCALVDLEDFSLNGSKSLAFGQVIKVMHDRMACANHILTTDTIALVG